Proteins co-encoded in one Setaria viridis chromosome 9, Setaria_viridis_v4.0, whole genome shotgun sequence genomic window:
- the LOC117839692 gene encoding glycerol-3-phosphate acyltransferase RAM2, which yields MASGVGEPPFPAVDKCDASRLGTESTVAADLDGTLLRSRSAFPYYALVAYETGGAPRLALLLLLAPLAAALSRLASSPAAGVRVLVFAATAGARVADVESTARAVLPRFYAADVHPAAWRVFAACGGGRRLVLTATPRIMAEPFLRGCLGADAVAGTELATWRGRATGWVDARRGVLVGERKAQALREMVGHGEMPDVGLGDGKSDYAFMRICKEAYLVPRTPVEAVRADELPKRIVFHDGRLVQRPTPLVALLTLLWLPVGLLLSLVRVAAGALLPMRWLHVAFHALGVRVVVRGSPPPPPRHGGGATGGVLFACCHRTLLDAIFLSVALGRPVAAVTYSLSRLSEFLSPIRTVRLTRDRAADAATIRTVLSEGDLAVCPEGTTCREPFLLRFSALFAELTDDIVPVALECRMSMFHGTTARGWKGMDPFYFFMNPRPVYTVTFLDKLPADLTCGGGKSSHEVANYVQKVIASTLSYQCTGFTRKDKYRELADNDGVVRAR from the exons ATGGCGTCGGGCGTCGGGGAGCCGCCGTTCCCGGCGGTGGACAAGTGCGACGCGTCGCGCCTCGGGACGGAGTCCACGGTCGCGGCGGACCTCGACGGCACACTGCTCCGTTCCCGGAGCGCGTTCCCGTACTACGCGCTCGTCGCCTACGAgacgggcggcgcgccgcgccttgcgctgctgctgcttctggcgccgctggcggcggcgctgtcccGCCTGgcgtcgtcgcccgccgcggGGGTGCGGGTGCTGGTGTTCGCGGCCACGGCGGGGGCGCGCGTGGCCGACGTCGAGTCCACGGCGCGCGCCGTGCTGCCCAGGTTCTACGCCGCCGACGTGCACCCGGCCGCGTGGCGCGTCTTCGCGGCGtgcggcgggggcaggcggCTGGTGCTCACCGCCACGCCGCGGATCATGGCGGAACCGTTCCTGCGGGGCTGCCTCGGCGCGGACGCCGTCGCCGGCACGGAGCTCGCGACGTGGCGCGGGCGCGCCACTGGGTGGGTCGACGCGCGCCGGGGCGTGCTCGTCGGCGAGAGGAAGGCTCAGGCGCTCAGGGAGATGGTCGGGCACGGTGAGATGCCGGACGTCGGGCTGGGCGATGGGAAGTCGGATTACGCCTTCATGCGCATCTGCAAG GAGGCCTACCTCGTGCCGCGGACGCCGGTGGAGGCCGTGCGCGCTGACGAGCTGCCGAAGCGGATCGTCTTCCACGACGGCCGCCTCGTGCAGCGCCCGACCCCGCTCGTCGCGCTGCTCACCCTGCTGTGGCTCCccgtcggcctcctcctctcgctcgtCCGCGTCGCCGCGGGGGCGCTCCTCCCGATGCGGTGGCTCCACGTCGCCTTCCACGCGCTGGGCGTACGCGTCGTCGTGCGAgggtctccgccgccgccgccgcgccacggTGGCGGCGCGACGGGCGGCGTGCTCTTCGCCTGCTGCCACCGCACGCTCCTCGACGCGATCTTCCTCTCCGTCGCGCTCGGCCGGCCCGTGGCCGCCGTCACCTACTCCCTCTCCCGCCTCTCCGAGTTCCTGTCCCCGATCCGCACCGTGCGGCTCACCCgcgaccgcgccgccgacgccgccaccatCAGGACCGTGCTGTCCGAGGGCGACCTCGCCGTCTGCCCCGAGGGGACCACGTGCCGGGAGCCGTTCCTGCTGCGGTTCTCGGCGCTCTTCGCCGAGCTCACCGACGACATCGTGCCGGTGGCGTTGGAGTGCCGGATGAGCATGTTCCACGGCACGACGGCGAGGGGGTGGAAGGGGATGGACCCCTTCTACTTCTTCATGAACCCGAGGCCGGTGTACACGGTCACGTTCCTCGACAAGCTGCCGGCAGACCTCACCTGCGGCGGCGGTAAGTCCAGCCATGAGGTGGCCAACTACGTGCAGAAGGTCATAGCCTCCACGCTCTCGTACCAGTGCACCGGCTTCACCAGGAAGGACAAGTACAGGGAGCTAGCCGACAATGACGGCGTAGTCCGTGCCAGGTAA
- the LOC117840475 gene encoding uncharacterized protein isoform X1, with amino-acid sequence MDRYQRVEKPRPEAAAISENEIRITTQGLIRNYVTYATSLLQEKRVKEIVLKAMGQAISKTVAIAEIIKKRIPGLHQDAIISSVSITDVWEPIEEGLVPLEMTRHVSMISISLSPKELNKNSPGYQAPLHSEQVKPQRYQQPQQYQQHQPRQNQGQTDSYGRGRGRGRGRGRGWGGRGGYGGGYGGYEYDNQGGYGGYGHPGGYGHQGGYGNQGGYGHNQGGYGGYGYNQGGYGGYENGGGWNYNRNRGGGGGRGRGNWGYGGPGYDRGGRGAGGPGGRGYVRGRGRMGGGRGRGNQNY; translated from the exons ATGGATCGGTACCAGCGGGTGGAGAAGCCGCGgcccgaggccgccgccatcAGCGAGAACGAGATCCGCATCACCACCCAGGGCCTCATCCGCAACTACGTCACCTacgccacctccctcctccaG GAAAAACGGGTTAAAGAAATTGTGCTGAAGGCTATGGGCCAGGCTATAAGCAAGACAGTGGCTATTGCAGAGATCATAAAG AAGAGGATTCCTGGGTTGCATCAAGATGCAATAATCAGTTCTGTCAGTATTACTGATGTATGGGAGCCCATTGAGGAAGGCCTTGTACC ATTGGAGATGACTCGTCATGTTTCAATGATCTCAATTTCCTTATCGCCTAAGGAGCTTAACAAGAATTCACCTGG GTATCAAGCTCCTCTGCATTCTGAACAAGTTAAGCCACAAAGATACCAGCAACCTCAGCAATATCAACAGCACCAGCCAAGACAAAATCAAGGTCAAACAG ATTCATATGGACGCGGCCGAGGTAGAGGCCGGGGACGAGGAAGGGGCTGGGGTGGCAGGGGTGGGTATGGTGGAGGCTATGGTGGATATGAGTACGATAACCAAGGAGGTTATGGCGGATATGGACACCCAGGAGGATATGGACATCAAGGTGGATATGGCAACCAGGGAGGATATGGCCACAACCAAGGTGGTTATGGGGGTTACGGTTACAACCAAGGTGGATATGGAGGATACG AAAATGGTGGTGGCTGGAACTACAACCGGAacagaggaggcggtggtggccgaGGGCGGGGCAATTGGGGCTATGGTG GTCCTGGATATGACCGTGGTGGCAGAGGTGCAGGTGGCCCAGGCGGCAGGGGCTATGTGCGAGGCCGTGGACGAATGGGTGGTGGCCGTGGGCGGGGCAATCAAAACTACTAG
- the LOC117840475 gene encoding uncharacterized protein isoform X2: MDRYQRVEKPRPEAAAISENEIRITTQGLIRNYVTYATSLLQEKRVKEIVLKAMGQAISKTVAIAEIIKKRIPGLHQDAIISSVSITDVWEPIEEGLVPLEMTRHVSMISISLSPKELNKNSPGYQAPLHSEQVKPQRYQQPQQYQQHQPRQNQDSYGRGRGRGRGRGRGWGGRGGYGGGYGGYEYDNQGGYGGYGHPGGYGHQGGYGNQGGYGHNQGGYGGYGYNQGGYGGYENGGGWNYNRNRGGGGGRGRGNWGYGGPGYDRGGRGAGGPGGRGYVRGRGRMGGGRGRGNQNY; this comes from the exons ATGGATCGGTACCAGCGGGTGGAGAAGCCGCGgcccgaggccgccgccatcAGCGAGAACGAGATCCGCATCACCACCCAGGGCCTCATCCGCAACTACGTCACCTacgccacctccctcctccaG GAAAAACGGGTTAAAGAAATTGTGCTGAAGGCTATGGGCCAGGCTATAAGCAAGACAGTGGCTATTGCAGAGATCATAAAG AAGAGGATTCCTGGGTTGCATCAAGATGCAATAATCAGTTCTGTCAGTATTACTGATGTATGGGAGCCCATTGAGGAAGGCCTTGTACC ATTGGAGATGACTCGTCATGTTTCAATGATCTCAATTTCCTTATCGCCTAAGGAGCTTAACAAGAATTCACCTGG GTATCAAGCTCCTCTGCATTCTGAACAAGTTAAGCCACAAAGATACCAGCAACCTCAGCAATATCAACAGCACCAGCCAAGACAAAATCAAG ATTCATATGGACGCGGCCGAGGTAGAGGCCGGGGACGAGGAAGGGGCTGGGGTGGCAGGGGTGGGTATGGTGGAGGCTATGGTGGATATGAGTACGATAACCAAGGAGGTTATGGCGGATATGGACACCCAGGAGGATATGGACATCAAGGTGGATATGGCAACCAGGGAGGATATGGCCACAACCAAGGTGGTTATGGGGGTTACGGTTACAACCAAGGTGGATATGGAGGATACG AAAATGGTGGTGGCTGGAACTACAACCGGAacagaggaggcggtggtggccgaGGGCGGGGCAATTGGGGCTATGGTG GTCCTGGATATGACCGTGGTGGCAGAGGTGCAGGTGGCCCAGGCGGCAGGGGCTATGTGCGAGGCCGTGGACGAATGGGTGGTGGCCGTGGGCGGGGCAATCAAAACTACTAG
- the LOC117837141 gene encoding protein SULFUR DEFICIENCY-INDUCED 1: MDHQHQLVAMALPASPSTTTTAAPHVAHKIPAGDGPYARAKHFQLVEKDLDASIAWFWKAINTGDKVDSALKDMAVVMKQRGYLTEAIDAVKSLRHLCPRQSQDSLDNILLDLYKASGRTKEEIELLKNKLRKIYLGEAFHGKATKRARSHGRKILVSVRQETSRVLGNLAWAYMQQRNFMAAEVVYRKAQMIDPDANKACNLALCLIEQSRLADAEVVLADVLAGRYQARDQQDGKIVRKVGELLARIMEQTSPGGGGGAYDGRRGGESDEDDDWVEDEMLALLDVAAVKQWVAPYRKSNRRLPVFEEISPIFMEQMAC, encoded by the exons ATGGATCATCAGCATCAGCTGGTCGCCATGGCTCTGCCGGCGAgcccgtcgacgacgacgaccgcggcGCCGCACGTCGCGCACAAGATcccggccggcgacgggccGTACGCGAGGGCCAAGCACTTCCAG CTGGTGGAGAAGGACCTGGACGCGTCGATCGCGTGGTTCTGGAAGGCGATCAACACGGGCGACAAGGTGGACAGCGCGCTCAAGGACATGGCCGTGGTGATGAAGCAGCGCGGGTACCTGACCGAGGCCATCGACGCCGTCAAGTCGCTGCGGCATCTCTGCCCCAGGCAGTCGCAGGACTCCCTCGACAACATCCTCCTCGACCTCTACAAGGCCAGCGGCCGCACCAAGGAGGAGATCGAGCTGCTCAAGAACAAGCTCCGCAAGATATACCTCGGCGAGGCGTTCCACGGCAAGGCCACCAAGCGCGCCCGCTCCCACGGCCGCAAGATCCTCGTCTCCGTCAGGCAAGAAACCTCGCGCGTCCTG GGCAACCTCGCGTGGGCGTACATGCAGCAGCGGAACTTcatggcggcggaggtggtgtaCAGGAAGGCGCAGATGATCGATCCGGACGCCAACAAGGCGTGCAACCTCGCGCTCTGCCTCATCGAGCAGTCGCggctcgccgacgccgaggtGGTCCTCGCCGACGTGCTCGCGGGGAGGTACCAGGCGCGCGACCAGCAAGACGGCAAGATCGTGAGGAAGGTGGGGGAGCTGCTGGCCCGGATCATGGAGCAGAcgtcgccgggcggcggcggcggtgcgtaCGACGGACGGCGCGGGGGCGAGAGCGATGAGGACGATGACTGGGTCGAGGACGAGATGTTGGCGCTGCTGGACGTGGCGGCGGTGAAGCAGTGGGTGGCACCGTACCGGAAGAGCAACAGGAGGCTTCCCGTCTTCGAGGAGATCTCGCCTATCTTCATGGAGCAGATGGCTTGCTAG
- the LOC117839807 gene encoding putative vesicle-associated membrane protein 726 isoform X2: MLPGHHNSPPPSKHRNLPTSSSSTTPTRPHPFAPPPPRLPRAGRRRCVVGEMGQQRTLVYSFVARGAAVLADHAEVSGNFASVAAQCLQKLPANNNRFTYNCDGHTFNYHVHDGFTYCVVATEAAGRQLPIGFIERVKEDFSKKYSGGKARSATANGLKREYGPKLKEHMRYCDQHPEEIDKLAKVKAQVTEVKGVMMQNIEKVLDRGEKIELLVDKTEDLRSQAQDFRQQGTKIRRKMWWENMKMKLIVFGIVVALILLIVLTVCKDFNC, translated from the exons ATGCTTCCTGGCCACCACAATTCTCCGCCACCCTCCAAACATCGCAACCTCcccacgtcctcctcctccaccactcccacacggccacaccccTTCGCTCCGCCACCTCCGAGACTCCCCCGCGCAGGCCGGCGTCGGTGCGTGGTCGGAGAGATGGGGCAGCAGCGCACGCTGGTGTACAGCTTCGTGGCGCGGGGCGCCGCCGTGCTAGCGGACCACGCCGAGGTCTCCGGCAACTtcgcctccgtcgccgcgcAGTGCCTGCAGAAGCTCCCCGCCAACAACAATCGCTTCACCTACAACTGCGACGGGCACACGTTCAACTACCACGTCCATGATGGATTCA CATACTGCGTTGTTGCTACTGAAGCTGCTGGCCGGCAGCTTCCAATTGGCTTCATTGAGAGGGTTAAGGAAGATTTTTCCAAGAAATATAGTGGAGGGAAAGCCAGAAGTGCTACTGCCAACGGCCTCAAGCGAGAATATGG GCCTAAACTTAAAGAGCACATGAGGTACTGTGACCAGCACCCTGAGGAGATTGACAAGCTTGCAAAAGTGAAGGCTCAGGTCACAGAGGTCAAGGGAGTAATGATGCAAAACATCGAAAAG GTCCTAGATCGTGGTGAGAAAATTGAACTGCTCGTTGATAAAACAGAGGACCTACGGTCGCAG GCACAAGACTTCAGGCAACAGGGGACAAAGATACGGCGAAAGATGTGGTGGGAGAATATGAAGATGAAGCTCATTGTTTTCGGCATTGTGGTTGCCCTGATCCTCCTCATTGTCTTGACAGTTTGCAAGGACTTCAATTGCTG A
- the LOC117839807 gene encoding putative vesicle-associated membrane protein 726 isoform X1, with translation MLPGHHNSPPPSKHRNLPTSSSSTTPTRPHPFAPPPPRLPRAGRRRCVVGEMGQQRTLVYSFVARGAAVLADHAEVSGNFASVAAQCLQKLPANNNRFTYNCDGHTFNYHVHDGFTYCVVATEAAGRQLPIGFIERVKEDFSKKYSGGKARSATANGLKREYGPKLKEHMRYCDQHPEEIDKLAKVKAQVTEVKGVMMQNIEKVLDRGEKIELLVDKTEDLRSQAQDFRQQGTKIRRKMWWENMKMKLIVFGIVVALILLIVLTVCKDFNCW, from the exons ATGCTTCCTGGCCACCACAATTCTCCGCCACCCTCCAAACATCGCAACCTCcccacgtcctcctcctccaccactcccacacggccacaccccTTCGCTCCGCCACCTCCGAGACTCCCCCGCGCAGGCCGGCGTCGGTGCGTGGTCGGAGAGATGGGGCAGCAGCGCACGCTGGTGTACAGCTTCGTGGCGCGGGGCGCCGCCGTGCTAGCGGACCACGCCGAGGTCTCCGGCAACTtcgcctccgtcgccgcgcAGTGCCTGCAGAAGCTCCCCGCCAACAACAATCGCTTCACCTACAACTGCGACGGGCACACGTTCAACTACCACGTCCATGATGGATTCA CATACTGCGTTGTTGCTACTGAAGCTGCTGGCCGGCAGCTTCCAATTGGCTTCATTGAGAGGGTTAAGGAAGATTTTTCCAAGAAATATAGTGGAGGGAAAGCCAGAAGTGCTACTGCCAACGGCCTCAAGCGAGAATATGG GCCTAAACTTAAAGAGCACATGAGGTACTGTGACCAGCACCCTGAGGAGATTGACAAGCTTGCAAAAGTGAAGGCTCAGGTCACAGAGGTCAAGGGAGTAATGATGCAAAACATCGAAAAG GTCCTAGATCGTGGTGAGAAAATTGAACTGCTCGTTGATAAAACAGAGGACCTACGGTCGCAG GCACAAGACTTCAGGCAACAGGGGACAAAGATACGGCGAAAGATGTGGTGGGAGAATATGAAGATGAAGCTCATTGTTTTCGGCATTGTGGTTGCCCTGATCCTCCTCATTGTCTTGACAGTTTGCAAGGACTTCAATTGCTGGTGA